One window from the genome of Asterias amurensis chromosome 12, ASM3211899v1 encodes:
- the LOC139944806 gene encoding BTB/POZ domain-containing protein KCTD21-like isoform X1 produces the protein MQDFVTLKVGGCLYQTTLTTLRNRPDTMLAKMFSSRFLLKKDDEGNFLLDGDGPTFRHILNFLRRSCLCLPETFDEWDLLKTEADFFHIHDLIDAADILFEEREERKKRKAEETQFIQIVSKRATSDGHLITGYIGSFNLLKEIDPLWEYFQQFYYDEYTDLSVEHSIEEILEHSQEKELTDGGISSVENFKSLDPLATCQTITQYGFALINTTTLAPTKTHYDIQKYLFGRTVKK, from the coding sequence ATGCAGGATTTTGTAACCCTAAAGGTTGGAGGGTGTCTCTATCAGACGACCCTAACAACTCTAAGAAATCGACCGGACACAATGCTGGCAAAGATGTTCAGTTCTCGATTTCTCTTAAAGAAAGATGACGAGGGGAACTTTCTCTTGGACGGGGACGGCCCTACATTCCGCCACATCTTGAACTTCCTCCGAAGATCGTGCCTTTGCCTCCCAGAGACATTCGATGAGTGGGACCTCCTGAAGACGGAGGCAGACTTTTTCCACATTCATGATCTGATCGATGCGGCAGATATTCTGTTTGAAGAAAGGGAGGAGAGGAAGAAGCGAAAAGCAGAAGAGACGCAGTTTATCCAGATAGTGTCAAAGAGAGCGACCAGCGACGGTCACTTGATCACGGGTTACATCGGCTCGTTCAATCTCTTAAAGGAGATCGATCCTCTGTGGGAGTATTTTCAACAGTTCTATTATGACGAGTACACGGATCTTTCTGTTGAACATTCAATTGAGGAGATTCTGGAGCACAGCCAGGAAAAGGAACTTACAGATGGTGGGATTTCATCCGTAGAAAACTTCAAAAGTTTGGATCCTCTGGCCACGTGTCAAACTATAACACAGTATGGCTTTGCTTTGATCAATACAACCACTCTTGCTCCAACCAAAACTCACTACGATATCCAGAAGTATCTCTTTGGACGTACAGTCAAGAAATAG
- the LOC139944806 gene encoding uncharacterized protein isoform X2, whose product MLAKMFSSRFLLKKDDEGNFLLDGDGPTFRHILNFLRRSCLCLPETFDEWDLLKTEADFFHIHDLIDAADILFEEREERKKRKAEETQFIQIVSKRATSDGHLITGYIGSFNLLKEIDPLWEYFQQFYYDEYTDLSVEHSIEEILEHSQEKELTDGGISSVENFKSLDPLATCQTITQYGFALINTTTLAPTKTHYDIQKYLFGRTVKK is encoded by the coding sequence ATGCTGGCAAAGATGTTCAGTTCTCGATTTCTCTTAAAGAAAGATGACGAGGGGAACTTTCTCTTGGACGGGGACGGCCCTACATTCCGCCACATCTTGAACTTCCTCCGAAGATCGTGCCTTTGCCTCCCAGAGACATTCGATGAGTGGGACCTCCTGAAGACGGAGGCAGACTTTTTCCACATTCATGATCTGATCGATGCGGCAGATATTCTGTTTGAAGAAAGGGAGGAGAGGAAGAAGCGAAAAGCAGAAGAGACGCAGTTTATCCAGATAGTGTCAAAGAGAGCGACCAGCGACGGTCACTTGATCACGGGTTACATCGGCTCGTTCAATCTCTTAAAGGAGATCGATCCTCTGTGGGAGTATTTTCAACAGTTCTATTATGACGAGTACACGGATCTTTCTGTTGAACATTCAATTGAGGAGATTCTGGAGCACAGCCAGGAAAAGGAACTTACAGATGGTGGGATTTCATCCGTAGAAAACTTCAAAAGTTTGGATCCTCTGGCCACGTGTCAAACTATAACACAGTATGGCTTTGCTTTGATCAATACAACCACTCTTGCTCCAACCAAAACTCACTACGATATCCAGAAGTATCTCTTTGGACGTACAGTCAAGAAATAG
- the LOC139944809 gene encoding uncharacterized protein, with product MDHTPQPASTDDHKPSDLVTLNVGGSLYTTTVSTLTRYPDSMLGSMFGGNIPTYRDNNGHYIIDGDGPIFRHVLNFLRRSSLCLPHDFKEWDLLSAEADFFQIKELIDGVESLKDERSAGEGSRQEMEFTELSFVDNGELMYRGTGVTLRTIPTLWQFFESHANKNANIADRVDVTGTIVAKQGVRGVDRMKVYQEMTRLGFRLLDSSVWENKHVEIKLFGRNAIGNK from the coding sequence GCCGCAACCAGCATCTACTGATGATCATAAGCCTTCTGATCTAGTGACACTCAATGTGGGAGGCAGTCTCTACACAACGACTGTTTCAACACTGACCCGCTATCCGGACTCCATGCTAGGTAGCATGTTCGGTGGCAACATCCCAACCTATCGGGACAACAACGGCCACTACATCATCGACGGAGACGGGCCCATCTTCCGCCACGTCTTGAACTTCCTCCGCCGCTCCTCCCTCTGTCTTCCCCATGACTTCAAGGAGTGGGATCTCCTCAGTGCGGAGGCAGACTTCTTCCAAATCAAGGAGCTGATAGATGGGGTGGAGTCACTCAAAGATGAGCGGTCAGCGGGAGAGGGCAGCAGACAGGAGATGGAGTTCACTGAACTAAGTTTTGTCGATAATGGAGAGCTAATGTACAGAGGAACAGGGGTGACTCTCAGGACTATCCCAACGTTATGGCAGTTCTTTGAGTCACACGCAAACAAAAACGCAAATATTGCAGATCGCGTTGATGTTACAGGGACGATCGTAGCAAAGCAAGGTGTTAGAGGAGTGGACCGCATGAAGGTTTATCAGGAGATGACGCGACTGGGGTTCAGATTGCTAGACTCCTCTGTATGGGAGAACAAACATGTAGAGATAAAGCTGTTCGGTCGGAATGCAATTGGAAATAAatag
- the LOC139944803 gene encoding integrase/recombinase xerD homolog: MEPHLVLLILFVLSPPVISAAHTDQRVAPASSAALLDTSGPVALPYVHYDNHEDCKLQPPDSQTHPAIRNWESAEGDLPGHMPTGVKDRWLALSHSATDPELKQLALGALPKLLMSSRAHSTTIKYSNSWKRWESWASSKTGVKSFPVNPTDFALYLSSFYSSGHKTAADSAAAAVAWAHSLAGLPSPTNDPLVKTTIQGYKRLTASTPNRKEPVTPEIMAKLYNAHGQPSAALGDLRILFVCFVCYAGFLRFNDISNVRRTDCSILSDSLVIHLCKSKTDQYRQGNNITIARTFQPTCPVVITERYFQAMGDPDTSPLPVLRRMTRSKTGLVPTTHGLSYTRTREIVLEALRPFVPDIHKFGLHSLRSGGASAASKALLPSHLISMHGRWKTKKARNAYIKTDPQTRLLPSSVLGI, from the exons ATGGAGCCCCATCTCGTGCTCCTTATTCTTTTCGTCCTTTCGCCCCCAGTCATTTCAGCAGCCCATACCGACCAGAGAGTCGCACCTGCTTCCAGTGCGGCATTACTGGACACGTCCGGACCAGTTGCCCTTCCCTACGTGCACTACGACAACCACGAAGACTGCAAACTCCAGCCACCGGACTCTCAGACACATCCGGCCATTAGAAACTGGGAATCGGCTGAAGGCGATTTACCCGGTCACATGCCCACAGGCGTAAAAG ATAGATGGTTGGCACTCTCTCATTCAGCAACTGACCCGGAACTAAAGCAACTTGCCCTTGGAGCCCTACCAAAACTATTAATGTCATCAAGAGCACACTCAACAACGATAAAATACAGCAATAGTTGGAAACGATGGGAATCATGGGCTTCATCCAAGACCGGCGTCAAATCATTTCCCGTCAACCCAACAGATTTCGCCCTatatttgtcttcattttattcatccGGTCATAAAACGGCAGCAGATTCTGCAGCAGCTGCTGTTGCCTGGGCACATAGCTTGGCTGGATTACCGTCACCTACAAACGATCCATTGGTCAAAACAACCATACAAGGCTACAAGAGACTCACAGCCTCTACCCCAAATCGGAAGGAACCGGTAACACCTGAAATCATGGCAAAACTTTATAATGCTCACGGTCAACCTAGTGCAGCATTAGGCGATTTACGCATCCTATTCGTATGCTTTGTCTGTTACGCAGGTTTCCTTCGTTTCAACGACATCAGTAATGTAAGACGAACGGACTGTAGTATACTCAGTGACAGTCTCGTCATACATTTATGCAAGTCAAAAACTGATCAATACCGCCAGGGCAATAATATAACAATTGCAAGAACATTTCAGCCAACCTGTCCAGTTGTAATCACAGAACGATATTTCCAAGCAATGGGCGATCCTGACACTTCTCCTCTACCGGTACTTCGCAGAATGACACGTTCCAAAACCGGTCTCGTTCCTACTACTCATGGGTTAAGCTACACCAGAACCAGAGAGATTGTACTAGAAGCCCTCCGACCATTCGTTCCAGATATTCACAAGTTCGGACTCCATAGCCTGAGGTCAGGCGGTGCATCCGCAGCTTCAAAGGCCCTACTCCCATCTCACTTAATATCCATGCACGGAAGATGGAAAACCAAAAAGGCCAGAAATGCATACATAAAAACTGATCCGCAAACACGTTTGCTCCCCTCATCTGTACTTggaatttga